The following are encoded in a window of Impatiens glandulifera chromosome 5, dImpGla2.1, whole genome shotgun sequence genomic DNA:
- the LOC124938326 gene encoding uncharacterized protein LOC124938326, with protein sequence MDPCSFVRIVVRNLFLKFPSSTTTTIISSSFFCKIKFNGFPSQIVSLPLDDCSPSAAAAAACFTLTRPQFDNLFSNSSKSCCLKVEVFSSSRRGLFCSRKLLGSVSIPLDLKGNDNSMSRTTVIHNGCASINGSKTLLNLRVQADPDPRFVFQFEGQPECSPQIFQINDKIRQPVFTCKFALRNAADRDLKSRSISETTTKSKRRNWLRLNSLRNQDRKNRRKEQRKGWTITIHDLSGSPVAAASMVTPFVPSPGSDRVNKSNPGAWLILLPGDGTWKPWGRLEAWRESGDDRIGYRFELLPDPTMTSISEPVILHQSTISTKSGGKFAIDICSGASPASTPGSSCDFGSGYGSGSESGSWLQFLYNGFVMSSTVKGEGKRSAAVPRVEVGVRHVTCTEDAAGFVALAAALNLTVDTCRPFSKKLRKELTRRGNRDHIV encoded by the coding sequence ATGGATCCATGTTCATTTGTTCGTATTGTAGTCAGAAATTTATTCCTCAAATTCCCTTcatccaccaccaccaccatcatCTCTTCCTCTTTCTTCTGCAAGATCAAGTTCAACGGTTTTCCTTCACAAATCGTTTCTCTCCCACTCGACGATTGCTCTCCCTCCGCGGCCGCCGCCGCCGCTTGCTTCACATTAACCAGACCTCAGTTCGATAACCTATTCTCTAATTCATCTAAATCCTGCTGTTTGAAGGTTGAGGTCTTTTCTTCTTCTCGCAGAGGGTTGTTTTGTTCGAGGAAACTGTTAGGCTCAGTTTCAATTCCCTTGGATCTCAAAGGAAATGATAATTCGATGTCAAGAACAACTGTGATTCACAACGGCTGTGCCTCGATTAATGGATCAAAAACCTTGTTGAATCTCAGAGTACAGGCAGACCCAGATCCCAGATTCGTTTTTCAATTTGAGGGACAACCCGAATGTAGCCCCCAAATCTTTCAAATTAATGATAAGATTCGCCAACCTGTATTCACTTGTAAATTCGCTCTAAGAAACGCCGCTGATCGCGACCTCAAATCAAGATCAATTTCAGAGACGACAACCAAATCAAAGAGGAGGAACTGGCTAAGATTGAATTCATTGAGAAATCAGGATCGTAAGAATCGCCGTAAGGAACAACGTAAGGGATGGACTATCACTATTCATGACCTCTCAGGTTCACCGGTTGCCGCCGCGTCGATGGTGACCCCATTCGTCCCTTCGCCGGGATCCGATCGGGTCAACAAGTCCAATCCAGGAGCCTGGCTTATTCTACTTCCCGGCGACGGTACTTGGAAGCCATGGGGCCGGCTTGAGGCTTGGAGAGAGAGCGGGGATGATCGGATCGGGTACCGGTTCGAACTCCTTCCGGACCCAACCATGACCTCGATTTCAGAACCAGTAATTCTTCATCAGTCCACGATTAGCACCAAAAGTGGTGGGAAATTCGCCATAGACATTTGCTCAGGGGCGTCGCCGGCGTCGACGCCCGGGAGCAGTTGCGACTTCGGATCGGGTTATGGATCGGGATCCGAATCTGGGTCGTGGTTGCAGTTCTTGTACAACGGGTTCGTGATGTCGTCGACAGTGAAGGGAGAAGGGAAACGGTCGGCGGCGGTGCCGAGAGTGGAGGTGGGAGTGAGGCACGTGACCTGCACGGAGGATGCAGCAGGATTCGTGGCTTTAGCTGCGGCGTTGAATCTCACCGTCGATACTTGCCGGCCGTTCTCGAAGAAGCTCCGGAAAGAGCTCACGCGCCGGGGGAATCGCGACCACATCGTTTGA